DNA from Asticcacaulis sp. ZE23SCel15:
CGCGCACGAAAGCATTTTGCTGTTTAGCAAAACACTTTCGTAAGTCGATCGGGGACTACAGTTTTTCAAGCCTTTAAGACCTGTCGCGGCAGACAGGTCGTGCGATGGTGGGGGAAGCAGGACTCGAACCTGCGAAGCTTACGCAGGGGATTTACAGTCCCCCCCTTTGCCGCTCGGGACATTCCCCCATGCGCACGTCTGATTTTCAAGGCTTGAAAACCTGCTGCTTTAAACTCGACCTTTGAAAAAAGGACAAGCCCAAAAACAAAAAAACTTTCTGGTTTCTGTGGATGTCCTCTCAACACATATGTAAAGACAACATCATAATTAGCCAAAAAGCCTGTCAGGCCTCAAATCGGAGCGCGTCTTATAGTGTCCATTAATCGCGAACGCAACGGTCACAAATCCCGTCAGGGCCAAAAATCGCACTTTTCCGCAAAAAGCGCACCAACAAAGCCTGAAAGCGGCGGTCGTGAACGCAGTGAAACAAAGCCTAAAACACCACAAATTCAACGCCATAAGGTGTCAGAAGATGGATGGATATGGGGTGTTCATGCGGTCGAAGCGGCCTTAAAAAATTCAGCTCGCAAAGGGCCTTTTCAGCTATTTGCGACCGAAGACCGTGCCAAAGCCCTCCCCCAGGCCCTGATCAGACGTAGTGATCTCAACTTTCGCCCCACGCCGATGGCCGATTTTATGCGCATCCTCCCCCAAGGCGCGGTGCATCAGGGGATCGCCCTCAATGCTCCGCCTCCGGAAGGTGACGACCTCGAAGCCTTGATGCAGGATAATGGTGTGCTGCTGATGCTCGATCAGGTCACCGACCCTCAGAATGTCGGCGCCATCTTCCGCTCATCGGCGGCATTCGGTGTTCAGGGCCTGATCATGCAGGATCGCCATTCGCCGGTCATGCAGGGCGTGCTGGCTAAAACCGCCGCGGGTGCCATGGATATGGTGCCTTTTTCTAAGGTCACCAACTTGTCCCGTGCGCTGGAAAGCTTACGCGATGAGGGCTGGATCAGTATCGGCCTTGCCGGAAATACCGATGATACCTTGCAAGGCGTCCTATCCACCCAGCCCCAACCGCGCAAGGTGGTGCTGGTGCTGGGCTCCGAAGGCGATGGTCTGCGTCGTCTGGTGGCCGAACACTGCGATCATCTGGCCAAAATCCCCATGCCGGGCGGATTTGAGAGCCTGAACGTCAGCCACGCCGCCTCTATCGCACTTTATGAAGCCTGCGCCCGCAACTGATTGCTGGACAAGGCCGGTCATTACCGATTAGGAACGGGCGAAACCATTAAAATATAAAATGAGTGCCTTATGGATTTTCTGTCCAATCCTGAACTTGCCTCGCAAGCCTCTGCCTTGCTTCAGGTCGTTTTCATTGATCTGGTTATGGCCGGTGACAATGCGGTGGCCGTAGGTCTGGCGGCGGCTGGCCTTGCTGCCGCCCAACGCCGTAAGGCTATATTATACGGCCTAATCGCCGCCGTCGTGATGCGAATTGGCTTTGTGCTGGTCACCGCGCAATTGCTGCTGATCATCGGCCTTCTATTTGCTGGCGGTTTGCTGTTGCTGTGGGTAGCTTGGAAAATGTGGCGCGAACTGCGCGAATCCCACACCCACGACGAAGCCCGCGCCGAAGCTGCCCTCGAAGACGCCACCGGTGCCGATATTAATGCTGATGGCACCATGGGCGGCGCTACCGTTCCTGCGGCCAAGCCCAAAAGCTTTAAAACAGCCGTTATCCAGATTTTGATTGCCGACTTGTCAATGTCGCTCGATAACGTGCTGGCAGTTGCCGGGGCGGCTCATGAGCATCCGTCGATCATGGTATTTGGCCTGATTCTCGCCATTGCCCTGATGGGGGTAGCCTCGCACTTTATTGCCAAAATTCTGCACAAACACCGCTGGATCGGCTTTTTCGGCCTGTTCGTTATCCTCTATGTGTCGCTCAGCATGATGTGGGAAGGCCACCGGGATATCGTTGTCGACCTGAATAAGGTCAGCGAATACAACCGGATTGTGCCCGACTTCATGGATATCACACCCAAAGATATTGAGCATTTCAGTCACAAACCACCTGCACATTAAAATGATAAAGGCTTCGGATCATTCCGAAGCCTTTATTTTTACGGCATGTCTTCAAGGGCTTCGTCGTAGCCTGCGTAACGGCTTGGCTCACTTACAAAAGGCGGATGTCCGTACCGGTTAGCGTGGCGCTGGCCGGGAACGAGACCGCATATCATCAGAGTCAACGCCGTCCCTATGACCGGAACAAAACTGATAACGACCAGCCACCCGGTTAGCCCCATGTCGTGCCAACGCTTAACGGTCAGACAAAAATAGATCCAGCTTACGGGAATAAGCAAAAGCCACATCAGCCGCCGCGGCCTGGCTACCCAGGGCTCAAGCTCAGCCGTAAAGACCGGATAGAGCGTGAAGGTGCGCCAGTCATCAAGCCAGGCCTCACCCATATAGAGAAAAAATGACAACAGGATTGCTAGTCCAAAGGCAATGCCCAAGGTCCAGCTCCAGAAGGTCGCCCGGTTGATGCGCCCATTCGGATTAAGCAAGGTATCGACGATTGTCATGGCCCGCCCCTGTGAATTATATTTGCACCATTATAGGCACAAAACAGGGTTATGGTAAACGGCGTCTAATAGGTTACCAACTGAGGTCAGACCTAATCGAATGTGGCGGCAACAGCTTCATGATTAGCTCCTTTGGGGGAATTACCATATTTATTCCGCCCCTTAGTGCCATCAAGACAACCCAGTTCCACAAACGACCATATCCACCCTATGATGGGGATAAGGTTGATAAAAATCCATACCCATGATTTGTCACGATCATGCCAGCGTTTTATCTGTATGCACAGGCTCGGCCATATCATGGCAATTGACAATATAGCCTCGGTGACATCCAAAATTGGACTGGTCGTATCACTCGCCAAGGTATCCAAGGTTCCGGTAGCCACCGCAACGCCGAAATATATGGCCAGATAAGCCACGGTTAACGCTATGGAATATAGCCAATAAGTCCGCCGACGGATTCTGCCTTCGGTGCTGAACAATATTTTTGCAGGTTTCATTTTACCACCCCCTAACTTATTTCAGGCTAAGTGATTTACGTAATCGCAGCAACCTTTAACTACGCAAACCTACCCTTCATTCCCGCCAAACCGTTCAGCCCATTCGGTCACCTGTTCATCTTCGATCTTTTTGAACAGAACCTCACCGGATTTAACCGCCGCCCCTATAGACAGTTTCGACAATTCCGATTTGGCATCGGTCGACGGCCAGCCCAGCGGCAAGGCCACACTGACACTATCGGCGATCGATTGCGCCGCAAAGGGTATCAAGGGCTGGGCCAGCACCGCATATAGGCGCACCAGATTTAAGCCATGACGGACAATGACCGCGGCCCGATCCGCATCGGTTTTAAAAGCCGTCCACGGGGCGGCTTCCTGCAGGTACTCATTGCCGAGAACCCAAATCCGACGCACGGCCTGCGCGGCTTTGCGCATTTCCATGGCGTCGAACGCTTCGGTTGCTTCGATTAAAAGCGCTGCCAGATCGGCATAAAGCTTATCTTCCAGCGGGCCCGCCTCGCCACCTTCCGGGACCATGCTGCCAAATTTCGACTCCGTGAATTTGACAATGCGGTTGACGAAATTGCCCAGAACATCCGCCAGATCTTTATTGACCGTGCTTTGGAACTGATCCCAGGTGAACGAAGAATCCGAGCCTTCCGGAGAATTAGCGATCAGATACCAGCGCCAGTAATCGGCCGGTAAAATCTCCAGCGCCTGATCCATGAACACGCCACGGTTCATCGAGGTTGAGAACTTACCGCCATACCAGTTCAGCCAGTTAAAGGCCTTTAGAGTATCGACCATTTTCCACGGCTGCCCAGATCCAATGACCGTGGCCGGGAAGCTAACGGTATGGAAGGCGACATTGTCCTTACCCATGAACTGGATATAGCTGACATCGTCAGCGCCCTGATCCAGCCGCCACCAGTTTTGCCAACCATCAGGCTCATTGCGGGCATTAAAATATTCCTGAGTGGCGCCTATATATTCAATCGGCGCATCAAACCAGACGTAGAAGACCTTGCTTTCAAAGCCCTCTCTGGGTTTGCCATTTTTGGCAACCGGCACGCCCCATTTCAGGTCACGCGTAATACCCCGGTCGATCAGCCCTTCTTCCAGATGTTTATTGGCGATCGACTTTGCCAGTTGCGGCCAGGCGGACTTAGAGTTCGATCCAGGCCCGCAGTTGCGGCTCGACCTTGGTTTGCAGTAGATAAAGATGCTTGGTATCACGCACCTCCAGATTACGCGAACCCGACACCGCCGAATAGGGATCAATCAGGTCAGTTGGGTCCAGCAGGCGACCGCAATTATCGCATTGATCGCCCCGCGCCTTCTCAAATTTACAGTGCGGGCAAGTCCCTTCGACATAGCGATCCGGCAAAAACCGTCCGTCATCGATGGAATAGACCATCTTGTCGGTGCGTTCTTCGATCAGGCCATTTTCATCCAACGCATCGCAAAACATCTGCGTAAGCGCGCGGTTTTCCGACGACGATGACCGGCCGAACCAGTCATAAGACAGGCCAAACGCTTCACCGGCATGTTTCTGGATCAGATGCTGCTCGTCGCAGTAGGTTTTGACATCTTGCCCCGCCTTAGCCGCCGCTAACTCAGCCGGCGTACCATGCTCATCGGTCGCGCAAATATAAAGCACCTCATGACCTTGAGCACGCTTAAACCGCGCATAGACATCCGCAGGCAACATAGACCCGGCCAGATTGCCGAGGTGTTTGATACCATTAATGTAAGGCAGGGCCGAGGTAATAAGAATGCGAGACATGGCGTAGATGAGGTTCCTAAAGACAGACGCCCCTCATAACGCATTTCTGGTGACAAAACATAGACATGATACAGTTTTAAACAAAAAAGTCGGATATTTGCGATGGAAAGCCGTTGCCTTTATGGATGTGAATAGGCATAAGGCGACCTCCCGTCTGATTTTTAGACGGCTTGCTTTTGTGTGCCGGTTTAGCTCAGCTGGTAGAGCAGCGGTTTTGTAAACCGAAGGTCGCGGGTTCGATTCCTGCAACCGGCACCAGAAGTGCGTCCACGCGCGGCCAGGGACGTCTATAAAATCCTTTAGATTCATGCTATTATGCGGGTATATTCATCCGTATGTTTCCGTCCGTATCCACCTCAATTCGACGGTTTTGGGGGTATCGGTGGGGGTATCGGTTGGTCCTTTTTTAGCCGGTACCCCCAGATGGCTCTAAACGACACGTTGATTCGATCCACGAAACCCAAGACATCACCGTTCAAGATGGCAGATGATTCTGGACTGTTTCTGCTGGTAAAGCCGAATGGCACAAAATTATGGCGTTTAAAGTATCGCTTCCTTGGCAAGGATTGCCTACTAAGCTTTGGCATATACCCTGAGGTCACCCTAAAGGACGCGCGCAGGAAACGTGATCAAGCTCGGACACTGTTGGCCGAAGGTATCGATCCCGCGGCTGAGAAAGTCCGGCAAGCGATCGCGGCGCGTCGAAATGCTGACAACACCTTCAAGTCGATCGCCCTAGAATTTCTAGAGAAGCTAGAACGCGACGGACTGGTCGAACGCACGATGAAAAAAAACCACTGGCTTGCAACTCAACTCTTCAAAGATCTGGGCCATCGTCCCGTCGTAGAGATTGAACCGTTTGAGATTCTTACTGCCCTCAAGAAGGTAGAACGACGTGGCAGATATGAAACGTCCAAGCGGCTATGTGCGCTGACTAGCCGCATTTTTCGCTATGCCATCATCACAGGCCGCGCCAAGAATAATCCAGCCGCATATATTGGTGAAGCGCTTGTTGCGCCCAAGGTTAAGCACTACTCAGCTATTTACGAACCTAAACAGGTCGGTGAACTTCTGCGTGCAATTGACGGTTTTGAAGGATTTATCACGACAAAAATTGCGCTCCAGCTAGCGCCACATGTCTTCCTGCGCCCAGGAGAGCTGCGTCAAGGTGAATGGTCTGAGATAGATCTTGAAGCCAAAGTCTGGAAAATACCCGCAGAAAAAATGAAGATGCGCTCGGATCACAATGTTCCCCTGTCACGCCAAGCGTGCGATCTGTTACAGGAGATCAAAGGCGTTACCGGTTCTGGCCGTTATATTTTCCCATCCATTAGGACCCTCAAGCGTCCGATGTGCGAAAACACCCTCAATGTTGCGCTTCGTAGATTGGGCTATACCTCAGATGAAATGACAGCCCATGGCTTTAGGACAACAGCGAGCACGCTACTTAACGAATCTGGAAAATGGAGCGCCGATGCCATCGAGAGGTCCCTCGCTCACAAAGACAGCAATAAGGTGCGGGCTGCCTATCATCGTGGGCAGCATTGGGATGAGCGTGTGCGCATGGCGCAATGGTGGTCAAACTATTTAGATACCCTCAGAATAGGTGGAGAAGTCGTGCCTTTTCTGCCAGTTTCTGGGAACAACTAGACCCAGACCTTAAGATGGAAACGATGATGGCTAAGCCCACCAACAGCGCATGAGCCTATCCAATCCGCGAAATTAAAAACCCCGTAACTTTTAACTATCGTTATAGTTCGAACTGGCTTTGAGCATCCAACTTAACTGAAAAAAGCATCTCACATGGTCACCGAGCCCCCCTTTTTAGAAGTGTTTTGAAGGTTAAGGGGAGGATCTGAGTGGCAAATTCGCGGGTAAATTTTCTGTCCGGATCGTAAGAATTTACTCACATGAGAGCATTTAGGGGACGCTGTTTCAGGTCAGACACGCGGCTCTTTCTTAATCTCACCTTGAGAAAACATCCCCAGTTATCCAAGCGATTCCATGAAGTTTTCGGTATAAATTTTAAAGAGTTTTAGCCATGCACCAAGCCTATTTTCGCTCCATTGTTTTGATAAAATTGTATCAAAAATATGGAGAACTTAGCTGAGTTTTCATGAACTTTAACTTGTGAACGATTTCGGACAAAATGTTGATTTGGCTCGATAATACCGCACAAATTAAGGCAAGATAAAAGGCCGTCTCTCAGGACGGCTAAGTGCTTGTCTGCACATCGTTTTTTCGAGAGACTTCCACTTAAAGCGAGAGACTGGTCCCTCGCAACATACTGAATTTATTCAAAAGACGAGTCTCTAAAATCCTCTCAAGTTGGTGCACGTCTGTGTAAAAGCACGATTTGAGTGCGATTTCTGGCCCCAGCCACCTTGCCCTGGCCTTTTGGCTGGCCGGGCCGGTGGCTAGAGCCAGAGAAAATTTTGAAGCTCAATTCTATGTCTGCGACTGAGATGTGACCGGTAGCGGTCAAGGTGTGTCAGACGGCTATAAAGCCCTTGTCGAAGTCGCGGTAACTTAGCGCCTGACCAAGGAGCCGACATGCCTTTCAACGCCACAGACAAACTCGCATATCGTATTGATGAAGCCGTGAAGGCATCGGGCCTTGGTCGCTCGTTTCTGTATGAGAGAATGGCCGAGGGTAAATTGCGATCTGTAAAGGTCGGTGGACGCCGTCTGATCATGCGCAGTGACCTGCTCGATTTCCTCAACCAAGGCAGCGAGCCAAAGCCGTCTCAGTAAGGCCCCTCGCCGGTCGTTCCAGGGAATAGAATTGCGTCGTCGGTCATGCAGGTGCCCGCGCAGTTAGAATTGCCTCTCAAGCCCCGTAGATAAGGCCGCATGCCCTCATCGCTCATCCATGACCATGTCAGCGCAGCGGTACTATTTGAAAGCGGTAGCCCACACCCGGCTCAGGTGCTAGACTCTGGTATCAACGCTTCGGGATTCTCCATGCTGACGGATCAGCTTTCTCACTTGCCAGACACTAAACGGCGCGAACTTGAACGTGTGGTGCAGGTCCTGTTCGACGAGTTCGAGGACGCCACCAAGTCAAAGCTATCCGACAAGAAGAAGCTGGGCCGTATCATCAAAGTCATCCTGTTTGGTTCTTATGCCCGTGGCGACTGGGTTGAGGACCGGCTGTCGGGTTACCGCTCCGACTATGATCTTTTGATCGTCGTCAACAGTCACCAGTTCACCGACCTGCATGAATATTGGGCCAAGGCTGACGAGCACTTCATACGAGAACTCACTGTCACGCAGCATATCAAGACGCCGGTGAACTTCATTGTCCACAGTCTTGAAGACGTCAATGATCAGTTGGCCAAAGGCCGCCCCTTCTTCTCGGACATCGCCCGCGATGGCATCATGCTTTATGAAGCACCGGGCCACCCCCTGGCCAAGTCAAAGCCCCTGACGGATGATGAGATCAAGGCTGAAGCTCAAGGACACTATGATCAGTGGTTATCCAACGCAGATAACTTCCTAGATCTGGCGGCCGGAGCGCTTGAAAAGGGGTACTCTAAGCAAGCTGCATTTATTCTTCATCAGGCCACTGAGTCACTTTATCACTGCGCTCTGCTCGTCCTCACGCTTTATAGCCCCAAGAGCCACCGGATCACTATGCTACGGTCTCAGGCTGAGGCTCTGGACGCCCGCTTGAAGGTTATCTGGCCCAGTGAGACCAAACTTCACAGGCAAGCGTTTGATCGCCTGAGGAGGGCCTATGTTGAGGCCCGCTATTCGGCAGAATACACCGTATCCCTCGAGGAACTGAATTGGCTGAACGAGCGAATTGCCGTGCTTCGGGATACGGTCGAGACGATTTGCAAAGACCGTCTCGCTCCTAATCAGCCCGCGCTAAAATAGTGCTACAAACTCAACACTAGCGCTATCTCAAAAGACGTGCAGACAAAGCTTTGCGCGTCACATGGCGCTATTGCTTTTATCTTGCCTTCCCTCCCTCATCAGCCTAAAACTCTCCGCATCAAAGCCAAAACCAAGCAAAGAAAACAGAACACCTTTGAAAATGGTGCAGTTAAACAAAGGCCCGACTTAAGTCAGGGGCTTCTTAGCGAGTTTCGAGCCAGTGTTTTTCTATGCATCCCCAACCGACGGCCGTCTGTGAGATATTGTAATTGGCTTCGACCAGCACTTCGTTGATGCGCTCCCATTCCAGGTTTTTCAACGAACTCGGTCTTTCAGTCAGAGGCACATCAGTTGTCGGTGGGTTGCGCTCAAAGGCGGCGATAATGTCCTCAACATCCCGACCGAGACCATTTCCCACGATCAAACCGAAGGCTCACCGGAATACTCGCGGGCCGAACGCGAAACATATAACGGCGTGGAAGCCAGCTATCACGACAAAGCTACCGGCACAAAAAAGACGGTTGTGGCCGGTGGCGGCAATGGCGACGGTAAGCCCAAGCGCCTCAAAAACACCTACGCCAGTGAGGTCAGCGCAAGGCAGGCGGCAGAGTCCGAACACAAGCGCGTGTCACGGTCAAAGGCCACGGCCTCAATCTCTTTGGCCTTAGGCCGACCCAATATCACGCCGGAGCGGCCCATAACCCTGACCGGTTTCAAAACCGAAATCGACTGCCACAAATGGCTGGTCAAAGAGGCGGAGCACCGTATGGATGGCAACGGCGGGCTGTCGTCGCGCCTTAAGCTTGAGACGGCCTAATTGAGCCATTGCTGCGTTTGCCTGATCGAATTCCAAAAATCGCGGACACTTGTCGCCAGAGTATCAAAAAAAAGGGTTGTCCCCTCTAATTTAATTCGAAAGTCAGGCCCTAAATCTCCGCCGCATATTGGCCCACCGCCAATGCAGCTATCGCCTATTGCTCCACTCGTAACCTCAATCATAGTCATGGATATTGCTACATTCGCCGCGAATTTTGGAGCGCCGGGTGCAGATTGGAATGTGCCTGTAATCTGAGAGTGCTTTGCGCAATTGGCGATATCCCTCATCAGCGAAAAATCTTGATTTAGTGTCGCCAAATAAGCATGAAAATCGCTTTGTTTAGATACGTTAACTGAACCGCCGTTCTGATCGATAAACTTATAGTTCCCGTTAATTGAGGTCATATATGAATAATAAACCCAATCCGACATATGAAACAATGAGGACGAAAGGTGAAATGCCCGCCTAACGCTCCCTTATCAGCCATGTAGTCCCGATAATCGGGTAAAACGATCTCATCCCAAAACTTAGATGCTGAATTAATGTTTTTCATGCCTCCTCCGCAACAAAAATTCCGCAATTAATAAACTTCGTAGCGTATCATCATTCTAAAAAAGAAAATGCTCCGACATAGGGGTTTCGTCGGATTGAATCAGGAACATCGGAATCGTGACAAATCAGTCGCACCTCGGCTGTACAATAGATCAAAAAAACACACTTTCACTATTCATTTGATATTCATTTTTCCGCATGCATAATATGCATGCATGAACAGCAAGCAGAGAAAAACGCTATCTGCGGTATTTAAGAAACCGCCGCCCGCGAACCTAGACTGGGATGACATTGAAAGCCTTCTGCTTGCTGTGGGCTGTGAAATCATTGAGGGGAATGGTTCTCGCGTACGCTTCAGCAAAGATCAAGCGATCGCAATTTTTCATAGACCTCACCCTACGAACGAAGCGAAACGACATCATATTAGGCAAGCGAGAGACTATTTGGAGAGTATAGGAGTTACGCCATGAGTGTCTTAGACTATCAAGGATATTCAGCGCGCATTGAGTTTGACGCTGAGGACGAAGTTTTTTTTGGGCGGATCGCTGGCATTAGGGACAGTGTTAGCTTTCATGCCGATAATGTGGCCGATTTGAAAGTTGCTTTTCATGAAGCCGTTGAAGACTATATTGAAACGTGCACAAAAATTGGTAAATCACCACAAAAACCATATTCTGGGAACTTGCAATTTCGCGTAGAACCGGAGCTACACCATCGTGCGGCTGAGGCTGCTGAACTGTCCGGCATGAGCCTTAATCAGTGGGGTGAATGCTTATTGCAGCAAGCACTTACGCACGAAGAGGCGAGAGCAGTAAATCCGGGTAGAAAGGTCAACGTGATACGTCAGCGTGACGGGCTTTTTGTTGCTGTTGCTCAAACTCCATGCGGTGAAGTAGGACGGCGTTATGCCACAATTAAACAGGCGGCAATGAATGGTTTAGGCAAAGAGCCAGGGCGTTATGCTGCAGCTAAAACCGTCGCGGGTAGTGCTCTTTCCCTGGGGCACAAAACAGCAAAGAATAAGCGAGCGAAAACCGATGAAAGGGTTAGGACTCAGTATCAGAAGGCGAAATAGTTTAAAGGGCGTGCCGAAATATGCGCGGACGATTTGCCCCGAAAAACCCGGTAAGCTGGCAGGAACTACAAGACCTGCTGGCTATTCTTGACGGCCCGAACCCAGCGCTGCTGGATAAGGTCGAAATCCGCCCGACCAATGCCTATCCCTTCATACCCTTCATAGCGGTCGGCAAGGATGGCGCGACCAAGATAGTCGATGGCCGGTGGAGCCTGGTGCCTAACTGGTGGAATAAACCCCTCTCTGATTTCAAGCTGACCACCTTTAACGCCAAGGTTGAAACAGCAGACACCGCCACCACATTCAAAGGCGCGTTCGCTAAACGCCACTGCCTGATCCCGGTCGATTATTTCTGGGAATGGTGGGGGCCGCACGCGGCCGATCCGAAAAAGAAACAGCGTCAGGAAATCCACCGCGCCGATAATTATCCGATGGTCTTTGCCGGTATCTGGGACTTTGCCAAACCAACCGATCACCCGGACGGGATCGTAAGTCTTACCATGCTCACCCGCGCAGCCGGTGACGACTTATCCCCATATCATAAGCGCGAACCGATCACGCTTTTGCCCGATGAATGGCGCGATTGGCTGGATTTGAAGCCGGGGATGAGCGTAAATTACTCTGCCACATCAGAGACTTTTCGGTTCATTTCCTGCCCGATCTAGCGGTAACCGGCGCACGGCTTGACTCTTTCAGAAATTGAGAACAAAAAAGGAACATAAAAAAACGGAGACAACGATGGTGTGCGAAAAGATCGACGATTTACCCCCCAAATACACAATTGCTCATTACCTGCCAATGCGGCTATCAGCGCAAAGAGCAGGCGTCCAGCTTTAAGATGGCAAGCCTTGGCTTCATGAAGCTGACTCAGTTGCGGGAAATCCTAAGCTGCGGGCGCGAACGGTGCCCTGGCGCGCTTCAGGCGGAAGTCATCACCAAAGATACCTTCCTGCCACCCGCGTACAGCACGCCGTTGGCCGTGCAAGGTAAGGGTGAGGATCGCCCGCACTAGCGGCTAATTAAACCGATATCGTCCCCGCCGCGTATTCCCCTGGCAACGTCACGCTTTGGGGGCATCTATGAACAACTTGGCGATTTGGGCAGGACTTATTGGATTCTGCGTGTTGGCGCTCATCGCCTGCTTCTGGGTATTCAAGCTGATACCCGAAGAAGATAGCGATCAAAACGATGACACCCGGCTGTAGGTCGGCCATTAGACATTACCG
Protein-coding regions in this window:
- the rlmB gene encoding 23S rRNA (guanosine(2251)-2'-O)-methyltransferase RlmB; the encoded protein is MSEDGWIWGVHAVEAALKNSARKGPFQLFATEDRAKALPQALIRRSDLNFRPTPMADFMRILPQGAVHQGIALNAPPPEGDDLEALMQDNGVLLMLDQVTDPQNVGAIFRSSAAFGVQGLIMQDRHSPVMQGVLAKTAAGAMDMVPFSKVTNLSRALESLRDEGWISIGLAGNTDDTLQGVLSTQPQPRKVVLVLGSEGDGLRRLVAEHCDHLAKIPMPGGFESLNVSHAASIALYEACARN
- a CDS encoding YjbE family putative metal transport protein (Members of this highly hydrophobic protein family,regularly are found preceded by the yybP-ykoY manganese riboswitch (see RF00080). A metal cation transport function is proposed.) — protein: MDFLSNPELASQASALLQVVFIDLVMAGDNAVAVGLAAAGLAAAQRRKAILYGLIAAVVMRIGFVLVTAQLLLIIGLLFAGGLLLLWVAWKMWRELRESHTHDEARAEAALEDATGADINADGTMGGATVPAAKPKSFKTAVIQILIADLSMSLDNVLAVAGAAHEHPSIMVFGLILAIALMGVASHFIAKILHKHRWIGFFGLFVILYVSLSMMWEGHRDIVVDLNKVSEYNRIVPDFMDITPKDIEHFSHKPPAH
- a CDS encoding DUF805 domain-containing protein → MTIVDTLLNPNGRINRATFWSWTLGIAFGLAILLSFFLYMGEAWLDDWRTFTLYPVFTAELEPWVARPRRLMWLLLIPVSWIYFCLTVKRWHDMGLTGWLVVISFVPVIGTALTLMICGLVPGQRHANRYGHPPFVSEPSRYAGYDEALEDMP
- a CDS encoding DUF805 domain-containing protein, whose translation is MKPAKILFSTEGRIRRRTYWLYSIALTVAYLAIYFGVAVATGTLDTLASDTTSPILDVTEAILSIAMIWPSLCIQIKRWHDRDKSWVWIFINLIPIIGWIWSFVELGCLDGTKGRNKYGNSPKGANHEAVAATFD
- a CDS encoding integrase arm-type DNA-binding domain-containing protein is translated as MALNDTLIRSTKPKTSPFKMADDSGLFLLVKPNGTKLWRLKYRFLGKDCLLSFGIYPEVTLKDARRKRDQARTLLAEGIDPAAEKVRQAIAARRNADNTFKSIALEFLEKLERDGLVERTMKKNHWLATQLFKDLGHRPVVEIEPFEILTALKKVERRGRYETSKRLCALTSRIFRYAIITGRAKNNPAAYIGEALVAPKVKHYSAIYEPKQVGELLRAIDGFEGFITTKIALQLAPHVFLRPGELRQGEWSEIDLEAKVWKIPAEKMKMRSDHNVPLSRQACDLLQEIKGVTGSGRYIFPSIRTLKRPMCENTLNVALRRLGYTSDEMTAHGFRTTASTLLNESGKWSADAIERSLAHKDSNKVRAAYHRGQHWDERVRMAQWWSNYLDTLRIGGEVVPFLPVSGNN
- a CDS encoding excisionase family DNA-binding protein gives rise to the protein MPFNATDKLAYRIDEAVKASGLGRSFLYERMAEGKLRSVKVGGRRLIMRSDLLDFLNQGSEPKPSQ
- a CDS encoding nucleotidyltransferase and HEPN domain-containing protein, with the protein product MLTDQLSHLPDTKRRELERVVQVLFDEFEDATKSKLSDKKKLGRIIKVILFGSYARGDWVEDRLSGYRSDYDLLIVVNSHQFTDLHEYWAKADEHFIRELTVTQHIKTPVNFIVHSLEDVNDQLAKGRPFFSDIARDGIMLYEAPGHPLAKSKPLTDDEIKAEAQGHYDQWLSNADNFLDLAAGALEKGYSKQAAFILHQATESLYHCALLVLTLYSPKSHRITMLRSQAEALDARLKVIWPSETKLHRQAFDRLRRAYVEARYSAEYTVSLEELNWLNERIAVLRDTVETICKDRLAPNQPALK
- a CDS encoding type II toxin-antitoxin system HicA family toxin; the encoded protein is MNSKQRKTLSAVFKKPPPANLDWDDIESLLLAVGCEIIEGNGSRVRFSKDQAIAIFHRPHPTNEAKRHHIRQARDYLESIGVTP
- a CDS encoding type II toxin-antitoxin system HicB family antitoxin; the encoded protein is MSVLDYQGYSARIEFDAEDEVFFGRIAGIRDSVSFHADNVADLKVAFHEAVEDYIETCTKIGKSPQKPYSGNLQFRVEPELHHRAAEAAELSGMSLNQWGECLLQQALTHEEARAVNPGRKVNVIRQRDGLFVAVAQTPCGEVGRRYATIKQAAMNGLGKEPGRYAAAKTVAGSALSLGHKTAKNKRAKTDERVRTQYQKAK
- a CDS encoding SOS response-associated peptidase: MRGRFAPKNPVSWQELQDLLAILDGPNPALLDKVEIRPTNAYPFIPFIAVGKDGATKIVDGRWSLVPNWWNKPLSDFKLTTFNAKVETADTATTFKGAFAKRHCLIPVDYFWEWWGPHAADPKKKQRQEIHRADNYPMVFAGIWDFAKPTDHPDGIVSLTMLTRAAGDDLSPYHKREPITLLPDEWRDWLDLKPGMSVNYSATSETFRFISCPI